In the genome of Salvia miltiorrhiza cultivar Shanhuang (shh) unplaced genomic scaffold, IMPLAD_Smil_shh original_scaffold_287_1, whole genome shotgun sequence, the window TACTCTACTTCCCGCATCATCTACTGTCATATCCTCTCTGGGCTCAATCTCCTCATCCTCACTAGGCTCGGTCTCCTCACTATCATCATCATCCTCCGTCTCATCCTCAACATCTGTGTCTACCATCGGGTAACAAATAGATGGCTCCGGAATAGGCTCCCATACATCGACTCCGTCAGCAGTGGTCCGACGCCGTAGTGGTCGGGTCTGTCCATGCCCAATTGTCATCTCTGGCGTCTCCTCGTCTGGGtcctcatcatcactatcaatcGGAAACGGATGAGACGGTCCCTCATGTGCATCTCTGGATGGTGGGTATAGAATAGGGTGCATATAATGCTGAAACTCAAGTGTGCCAGGCTCAGGTAGAGGAGTAACCCTCGGGTAAGGATCAAAAGGCACATACTCGGTACAAGGCATCGGAGATGGAATAGGTGGTATAATCTCTGAAGGAGGCAATGAAAATGGTGATGTCGCTGGGGCCGGCTCCCAAGGAGGCAGATCAGCACTGGGAAAGGGTATCAATGTCAAATAATGAAATGGATCAAAATCCATGTATGGCGTCCTAGTCTGCAGAATGCCCGACTCCGGAACAGCAGAATCCGGAACAATGGGCTAAAAAACAACGGCCTTATCAGGCACGAATGGCTCCGGAATATACGGAACCTCATCAAC includes:
- the LOC131003890 gene encoding uncharacterized protein LOC131003890, coding for MDFDPFHYLTLIPFPSADLPPWEPAPATSPFSLPPSEIIPPIPSPMPCTEYVPFDPYPRVTPLPEPGTLEFQHYMHPILYPPSRDAHEGPSHPFPIDSDDEDPDEETPEMTIGHGQTRPLRRRTTADGVDVWEPIPEPSICYPMVDTDVEDETEDDDDSEETEPSEDEEIEPREDMTVDDAGSRVSGDAFGGTGWV